Within the Equus przewalskii isolate Varuska chromosome 1, EquPr2, whole genome shotgun sequence genome, the region CGACACACTGGAGTTCGGTGTTTGTGTGGAGTTCTTCTTGTCTTTGATCTGAGGAGACAGAGTCAAAATGCTACGTGCACAAGTGGTGTGGGCTCTCTCTTCACGTCAGCGTGGTTGCTTCATTCCTTTGAAATATATGGAGTCACTTATCATTGCTTGCACTCCATCTTAGGGTCCTCCCCCAACTTCTGTTGATTCTAGTCTATCATTTTTCAGTATGTAAAACATTAACACATTGTGCCAAAAGGCAAATCATACAGGTGTGTCCGGGAGGTCagttcccctccccccccaacccctgAAGGAAATCAATCTTATTGGTTTCCAGGCCAGCCTTCCAGGGTATCTTTTTGCAAAGATAAGCAGATGTAtgtgcattttcttatttcttctgctttacaTTTTCCACCCGAAGGGAGTTTTTTCACACCAACGACAACCAATTCTCCagcaccagctgggtgtcctacaattcagtcCTACCTGACACCGACTGCACAGAGTtggtgcagaccccacaggttaagggctcagtcccacgagaCTGCCCCCACCTCAGACACCCTCACAAGGATCCGGGCCCCAGGCCACCtgcagggcaaggtatgggggtgggggctgggggcctccACGGCCTCTCCTGGCCCCATCCTCCCAGCTcctgatgtgttcaccaacctacGAGCTGGTTCGCCAGACCGCCTCCCTCAGGAGTTTCTGTAACCCAGtgtgcagcccctccccacccagaggTCAGACTATGCTCTGGTCTTTCTGGAGACCAGCCCCCCACCCTGGAGCTACCCAGGGGCTCCACCTGAGTCATCTTATTAGCATGAACTCAGATGTGGTTATGAGAAACAAAATACACCTGTCCCTCAAGAAatcccaagggttttaggagctctgcaCAGGAACCCGGGACAAAGGCccaatatctttttaatttcactaCATTCGCTTCACAGCATTCGCTGGAGGCCATTCCACATCCGTACACAACATACGCACATGGGTGCACAGGGATTTTCCTCACTCCTCGTCACAGCTGTGTAGCAGTCCTCGGCAGATGGACCCTGTTTACTCAACCCTCTCCCACATATGGGTGTTTAAACTGTTCACAATATTTTTGCAATAAAGacaatgctgtaatgaataatttatgcatatgtatttttcattgttAGAGATTTACCTTCAGggcaaattcctagaagtggaattgctgtgttaaaattttttaatttataaaattatgcagttttataatttatcattataaatttaaaaccaGCTTTTCTCAAGCTTTAAAGCTCAATTAAAAGCTTACTAATAAATCTAGTAACTTCCGTGTTAGTGTATGTCTTCACTTATTCTTTAACATTCTGCTAACTTATACATTTGACATATTCAGTCTCTCTAAACTTTTTAAGACATTTCACAAATGTGACAAGCTTGATGAATTCGATTCCCTGGCATTTCAAGCTATATTCACGCGTTGACACAGCTGACCCTCCTGAGCTCTGGAACCTTGGACGGCGCAGACCCACAGACCCTCTGACAAAACCTCCCCGAGCGTTTGTGCATGACTCACATCCAACACCACGGGAACGTCGTAAACTGAGACCCTCTCACATTCTAACACTAAAACCCACGGTCATCGAGATGAAATTCAAGCCgtttcaaattaaaacaagtcACGTGCGCTACACCCTCATAAGAGCTTCACACGCTTCCAGCAGTGAGCAGCAGGGGTTTACGGGGCTCGTGTGGGGGCTCCTGTGGCTTCTGGTTGAACCTACCCTGAGGCAGCAAGAGcagggctccctgccctccctcaccTGCCTGCGCCCTCAGGAGGGCAGAGGCGCTGGCTGGTGCTGTGACCGCCTCTGGGACTGACTCACAGCGGGGGGGTTGTGGGTTCTAGCTGGGTCAGGGTGTGGGGTGAGCCTCCGGCTCTGGGGGTCCCTGCCAGGACCCTGCAGTCGGCCTGGCCCCTTTGTCAGAGTTGGGCTCTGGTTTGTAACCCAGGGTCCCACGCATCCTCCAGGCGTCCTTTAAATTTTGTTCCCACCCAAATTTTACAGAAGCCTCTTGCAAAAAATTTCACAATGCGGATGCCCTGGGGTGGAACCCTCGCTGGGTTCCTTGAGGTGGGTCATCGTAGGAAGAGTGCAGCATGGTCTGCAAAGGTGGGCGCCACCCTGGAcccagcaccaggccagccccccgaCTTGGCCCGCTGGCAGTCCCAtctcaggctctgccctcatggggGGTGACGCTAACACCATGTCAGTCTCAGCGGGAAAACAGACCCTGGACCCTCAGCTACCAGCCTGCATCACACAAGGGGAACGGCGGCCTTTGGGGCCGTGCTTTCACTGGGCAGACGGCAACGTCTCCATCCTTGATGAGTTCCCTCATTCCGGGCCTTGATCGGTCCTACGGTCAGCTGCACAGCCAGCTTGGCTGCAACACTTGTTCTCTGAAAATGCGTTTCCATGTGACTGAGGTATTTGGAGCAATTTGAGCAGAACATGAATTTTGCTTGGTTAGGCGTGGTTTCCATGGTGAGAAATGCTAGGCTAACACAGAGCAGGGCACTCGGCTAGGGGTACACGCATGCAAACACGTGCATGCCATACACTcacgcgcacacacatgcacgtgcccACAGACACCCTGTCAGTGGCCACACAGGACAACCTCCAGCCATgacttcccccacctcctcccccctcTTCACAGTAACTCACAAGCACGGCCCCAGGAGCCCAGGTCCTCACAGTGGTTTCAAGGTTAAGTGCCCTCCCCCGTCAGGTAAACACTCCCTGACTAAGGACCAGGCCTGTGGACACAGGGACACATTCAGCAGGTGGAAGACCCCTACTCAAGTTGGTCATCACAGCCCCTCGCCAATGGGACCGTCCCAGAAATTGAGCCACATCGGTTCCGGGAGCACAGAGCACCTTCTCCCTGCCAGGCACCCATCAGGAGCCCCAGGGAAGAAAGCTGAGCCTGGGGTTCTAACACCAGACACGGGGCTGTGCGGGGCGGCGAGAGGGGACTCAGCTCCAGGGTCGGCTCCCCGCTGCGTCTGGGCCATGGCGCCCTGGGGCCTCTTAGAAATTCAGGTTCCTGTGTGACCTGGCAGTGTCGCCTCCCAAGGTGACCCACACTGTGACCCTTGGCATGAGCCCAAGGTGTGACTCCGAGGAGTTGCAGCTTGAGGAAGACAGTGGGATGCAGGAGCCAGGACACACACACTCTTCACCCAGGCGTCCGAGGATGTGGTGACCCTCCCAGGATCCCCTCTGCACTcttgtgcgcacacacacacatgcacagtcatatatatgcatgcacacacacatgcacacgagctctcactctccctcctccccagatgTCCCTCCACACATGCATCCAGATTCATGTTCTCCTGGGGTGGAGACCCTCCCCAGGAGGGGTGGTAGGTGGGCCAGCAGGCGGTGGCAGCTGTCCTGGAGGTTGAACGGGGGCTCGTTGAGCTGCAGAGTCTGACCTGTGTGTGTTTTGAATGGACTCCCGGCAGAGCCAGCCTCCAGCACCCGCTGGGCTGCGTCCCCAGGTGGACCCTCCGCCTTGGTCAGTTAAGGGTTTCTGCCGCTCACCCAGCAGCAGGGTTTCCAAGGCCCCTGAGGCCAGCAAGGCTCGGCCAGAAGTGCCAACGCCCATCAGCTCCTCAGTGTCGTCTGCTGAGGGCACCCTGATGAGGGTGCTCACCGCCCTGTCCCCTGTGCCGGTCCTCTCACAGCAGCAGGCGGCTCCAGGTGTCTCCTTGGCCAACATGGCCCTCAGCTACTTCTGCATCTGGAGAGCCCCTGGCTTCTCAGCGAGGCAGCTGGGGCCACCTTCACGCTCTGTTCCCGGCTGGGCCTGGTGCTCAACTGCCGGCCTCTCCACAGTCCCGCCCAGGTCTGCAGGGTGGACCTATAAGGAGACGACTCTGCACGTGGCCTCAGACCCCACGCCCAGGCCATCCAGGGCAGGTCCAGAACAGCCTTCTTCTGACCCCCCGGGGGGACTGCAGTGAGGGCAGCTCTGGCCCATCCCACTGTCCATGGTGAGGCTCACCTGACCCACAGGGCAGAGGCCAGCCAGGGGGGGTCAGTGGAGGGGCCTAGGGAGCCCTGGTGGCATCTATGACCCCTAGCCTCATGAGGGGCTCCCAGGGCTGGTCAGAacctcagcccctccctggggcccACAGGCCCCAGCCTGCTGAGACCCAGCCCAGGACCAGAGGTGCTTCCCAGGACGTCGGAGGAAGGTGGAGCTCCCAAGGTCCTTCCTTCCTCACCTGCCCAGGGCAGTGCATTTGGGGGCTCTCCTGGGTCAGGGATAGGGGACTGGCCTGGGGCTGACAGCTGAGGTTGGGCACACAGTGGCCTCTGTTCCCCACTCCCCTCTGCAGGCTGCTGCTCCTGGATGTAGCAGGTGTTCCTGGGGGCAGGGACTCCAGCAGCCTGAGGACAGGGACCCTCCAGACCCCCAAATGCTGACTGCTGGTGCGGGTTGTGAGGCTGAGGGGTCAGGGCAGGTGGTGTGACTTGGGGCAGCCCTGTGTCCACGCtgctgggagctgggctggggtccCGGCATTCTGGAGCCACAGGCCTGGGTCACACAGCCCTTGGGCGGGTGCTTGGGGGCCCCAGAGACCCTCACTCCAGACCTTGCACTCTGAGGAGACCACCCCTTGAGGTCCAGCATCCCCCACAGCCCGACACTGCCCAGCCCCAGGAGGGGAATCTGCGCAGGAATCGGGGGCAACCAGACGCCACATGGGGAGCTGGAGAAGGGGCTGGCTGAGGCGGGGCTTCAGGCCGAGGGACGGATGAGGGTCCTGCAGACACAGCCTCCTTGGTGTCATGTCCCGGGAACAAGATGAAAGGGACTTGGGTTCCCCACAGCTGCACGGAAGACCAACCATCCCATGAAATGGCTCATTTAGATGTTTTCCCTTTATTGTGTGCACAAATGTGTTATTTCATGACTTAAAAAGCTCAGCCCTTTGAAGTAACAGACTGTGGCCTCCTTTTTGTCTATCCTACCATCTCTCGGCTGCGCTACGGGGCAGGAATGCCACTGTCACCATGCGCCTTGCCCAAGGGGCCGTGGGgccgtgtgtgtgagtgtgtgcacacagCTAGGCCTCGGCCCCCAGACCCCTGGGTACTTCCCCCAGGCCTCCCAGGGCTGCAGCCAGGACCCCAGGACCCAAAAGGCCTGGCCAGttgcccagctctgtgcctggcGCTCTGGCGCTCTCTGGCACAGCCACATTCTGGGCACCGAGTGGACTCTCAAGGACTCTAGGCCACGCCAGCCTCTCTGTGTCTATGGACACCACTGTGTTGTCTCCGAGCTTGGCCCCGGCCCAGAGTGAGTGTGGGTGGGCCTGTTGGGGTCCTCGCCCTGCGCCATGACTTTTCCTGGGGATGGAGGACCCAGTGGAGTCCAAGCGGGCCCTGGAAGGCAGCAGGAGCCCCCACTGCTCCCGTGACGCTCCCTCTCCGTGTGGGGCCCAGATCGTGCCCCTTATATCTCACAGACCAGATATAGGACCCCTTGGGGTGGGCCCTGGTGCCGAGCACTGCCCCCAAGAAAGTTCCAGCACCCGAAGCTGCCCAGCAAGCCCCAGGGCTCACAGGATGTTCTGCCCACTTGGCAGTGTCCACCTCCTGGCCATGCTGGCTCCCAGTCAGCTTCCAACACTTAAGTGTGCAGGGGAGCTGGGCCCTATCGGCTACAGGAGAACGCCATGTCAGGACCCATCCTTGGGGGTCCTTGAGGGTCTGGGCTCCTCCCTGACACCAGTGCTCACACTGTCCCCTGCCCAGAGTCCCCCTTATCTGCCTCTCACACTCCTGCCTGCTGGTCAGTCTCCTCCAAGGGAGACCCTccccctgcagccctggcccGGGGACAAGGTCCAGCCTCTGTGCCAGCTTCCAGCAGGATGCCGGCATGAGGCTTTGCTCAATGAACTCTTGCTAAGTAGGGTGCAGGGTGCCAGATGTGAGCCACggttcaacaacagaccacaAGAGGAATGGAAGTAGAGAAGTCTGTTGCTCACGAGTCCTACAGAGGAACATGCTGTGCCTCAGAAGGCCACTGGTGGGGGGGCCATGGCAGGGTGCAGACAGAGCGGGCAGACAGAGCACATGCCTATAGTAGGTCTGGGGgtggagtgctttggggttccCGGGCCAGGGCTGGATCCatcaattcaaaccaaaagagTAGGTCTGGCGAGCCCCACGGGGTCTCATCTAAGGGGCGCACAAGGGCAAGGTCGTGGGAGGGGGAAATTTGCTCATGAGGGCTCTTGGGGAAGTCACATCAGGAAGCGGACCCACTGTGACCATGTGGCTCCCCTCTGGGCCTGCACTTGCAGGCGGGTGGTTGTGGAGGGGGTTGGTTGGTTTAAGGCCCCTGCAGGCCACTTGGCCACACAAAATGGATGCAGGGCAGCAAAACCACAGAAGCTGAGCTAAACTCTCGCCAACGCAGCACCAGGCCAGGGCCCGAGGACTCCCTGAGGGTGCAGGGAGCATCGGTAGCATAGACCTCAAGTCTGCCACTGCTTGTTCACAGacaggtaaactgaggcccaaggcagagccccagggccaCCCCTCACCTCCAAGGTCCTGCCCTGATGCTTAGGGCTGGAGCTGAGGGGGTCTCTGGGGATCCTGAGTGGAGCCCACTGGGCACAGGTATGAGGTGTGGGGGCCTCACTCCCCCCGCCCCTGTGGGACAGAGCCCTGCGGGGCCACACAGCTCAGCCTCGTGCTGCTCGCTGCTGTGTCTCCAGCATCCAGGACCCATCCACGTCCACATCCCACAGACGCCCCTCTGTTCTGAGCAGCGTCAGCAGAAATGCTGAGACCTGAGCTCAGAAAGGAGGACAGAGGACACCCcgccagcctccagccccaggcacacCTCCTCCCTCCGGGGCAGGGTGgagccaggccccagggagcagggcaggagcaGGAGTGGCGAGCAGTCAGCGGCCACATGCAGACCGAGGTCTGAAGGGGTGTCGAAGCTGAGGCAAATGCAAGCTTCCCCATTTCCAGCCAAGGCCAGCTGTGGCCGGCACCTTGAGGGCTCAGCGTGGACGGCGGGGGCACACGGGGGGTGTGTGAGTGTCGGCGCCCAGAAGGCTGAGGGTGAGCGGCCCAGTCCCTCGGGGTTGGCCTGTTCTCCCTGTCCCCGTGTTCCAGCATGAGGGGCAGGAGCCTGGAGGAGCTGCCCAGAGAGGGCGTTCCGCCCCGGCCCCCTGGTTGCTAACCGGCCAtccagagaggggcagtgactgTCCTCTGCCAAGGAGTGGGCCAGTTTCTAAGGGGACCTGAAGGGTCCCGAGTTGAGCCTGCTGCTTCCCCAGCCCATGCTCAGGTGGTTTGACCAAAGCCCCTCCCCAAGCTGTCAGGCCGGAGCAGGACACAGGCCTGGTGGGCTGTGGGCGGTCACCTCTGCCCTCAGAGCAGGCTGTGGGGTCCTCTGGGTGGTCGGGGGCTGAGGCCGCCTGCTTGGCACAGTCAACAGAGGCGAGAGGCCCATCATCCAGGCCTCATGGCAGCCATGTCCGCAGGGCCAGCCGAGGGGCAGCTGGACATCCAACAGAAGGTGCCGCTCTGGGGCCCCTCCCGCCATCAGACAGGGTTGACCCCGAGCCCCCCACGTCTCTTCAACTGCAGAGAGACGAACTGGCAGAAGCACAGGCCCAGTTCCTGGTGGCCCCGTGCTCCCGCGACGTCCTTGCACAGGGGGAAGTGTGCGTGGGCAAGGCAGCAGGCATAGCTGCAGGAGAACTGCAAGAGGGCCTCCCGGAACAGGGCCTCGCCATCGGAGGCCTGCAGGAAGACCCGCCTGCAGTCCCCCAGCAGCACGTACACAAAGTGCAGCTTGTTGAGGGTCTCACAGCCCATCAGCACCGAGTGGCCCGCCAGCAGGAGGTTGGCTTCCCCGACTCTGAGGACCACCTCCCGCATCTTCCTCTTAGAAAACCTTCTGAACCAGCACAGGGTGCTGACTGCTAGgaccaggaggaggggacagaaaaATATATTGGCGGCGATTAAGAGGAGGTGCTGAGCTGGAGGGTTTGGACGGAGCCCCAAAATCAGGGGGGGAATAATCGATCCCATGGAGAGAAAGATGAGGAGAATGCCGAGCGTGACTCTGCAGCCCACATACCGGAGGCAGGACCTGGGGGACTGCACCCCATTCAGGATGCCCACGGCACGCCTGTACACCTCAGGGTCCTCCAACACCTCCTTCAAGGGGTCCGGGACGACCAGGGTGCTGAAGGTGCCCACcctccaggagggcaggctgTCCCTGTTGATGCAGTTGAGGGTCAGCAGGGGCTTGCCGCTGTAGAGGGGGGAGGTAGGGCGCAGGGCCCGCGGGGAGCTTGCCACCTGGTGGTTGGGCGTGCACAGGAGCTGCACCAGCTTGTTGTAGAAGCGGCTGTCTGTGGCCTCCAGGTAGGTGAGGTGGCTGAGGTGCAGCGGGACCCGGCAGGGCCTCAGCAGGATCGGGACGACCGGCTTCCTCTCAAGGCAGGAACCAAAGAGTGACAGGTCGGCCTCTAGGAGGCACCACCGGCTCTGCACGAAATCCTGGCTCAGCACCAGCAGCACCTTCTGGCTCTGGTGGATGCACTCCGCCATGTTCTCCAGGACGTTCCTGCCCGGGGTGAAGTCCCGCTCGTGCAGGCAGACCCTCAGCCCCATGTGGTCTGCTTCCAGGCGGCTGATGAGCCCGTGGGTCCACGTGGCGTCCACGCTGCTATAACTCACAAACAGGTGGAACTTCTCGCTCAGCCTCAGTGGAGGGATGGTCAGAGCCTCACCCTCCTCCCCGGGACAGGAATCCATGGGCGCTGCCCCCGGCATCTGCCTCTGGTCTCAGAGAAAACTGCCCTCAGGCTGCAAGAGatcaggacagacagacagactggaCAGACGGACAAGGACAGACCACCGATAAAGATGGAAGCAGGTCCACAACCTGCAGCAACCAGTCCAGGAAGCTGCAAAGGACCCCTGCAGCAACCAGCCGAAACCCCCAGGACACCATCAGTGACC harbors:
- the LOC139085166 gene encoding uncharacterized protein yields the protein MPGAAPMDSCPGEEGEALTIPPLRLSEKFHLFVSYSSVDATWTHGLISRLEADHMGLRVCLHERDFTPGRNVLENMAECIHQSQKVLLVLSQDFVQSRWCLLEADLSLFGSCLERKPVVPILLRPCRVPLHLSHLTYLEATDSRFYNKLVQLLCTPNHQVASSPRALRPTSPLYSGKPLLTLNCINRDSLPSWRVGTFSTLVVPDPLKEVLEDPEVYRRAVGILNGVQSPRSCLRYVGCRVTLGILLIFLSMGSIIPPLILGLRPNPPAQHLLLIAANIFFCPLLLVLAVSTLCWFRRFSKRKMREVVLRVGEANLLLAGHSVLMGCETLNKLHFVYVLLGDCRRVFLQASDGEALFREALLQFSCSYACCLAHAHFPLCKDVAGARGHQELGLCFCQFVSLQLKRRGGLGVNPV